atttcttcgCTCCAATTGCTTGATTTGATGGAAAATTCCCTCTCTGGAAGCCTTCCCTCTGGTAGATATCTAAGCCTTCCGAAGTTGGAACAACTATATCTAGCAAGCAATGGCTTTGGTGGCAACATCCCGCAGTATTTCTCGAATTTTTTGAACCTAATCATTTTCGAAGTCAGTGACAATCAACTCAGCGGACCCATACCTATGAGTTTGGGCAACTTGAAGAACCTCGAAGTCTTTGATATTGAGTTTAATCAACTAACAGGAGAGATTAACGGTTCGGAGCTCGGTTTTCTCTCGCTTTAT
This genomic stretch from Eucalyptus grandis isolate ANBG69807.140 chromosome 3, ASM1654582v1, whole genome shotgun sequence harbors:
- the LOC120292054 gene encoding receptor kinase-like protein Xa21; protein product: MSSLYKLDIKFNNIEGVIPSEIGNLVNLQRMALGENLLTGEVPQEVFNISSLQLLDLMENSLSGSLPSGRYLSLPKLEQLYLASNGFGGNIPQYFSNFLNLIIFEVSDNQLSGPIPMSLGNLKNLEVFDIEFNQLTGEINGSELGFLSLYLIVRHCEN